One window from the genome of Clupea harengus chromosome 19, Ch_v2.0.2, whole genome shotgun sequence encodes:
- the fam49al gene encoding protein FAM49A-like isoform X2, whose translation MGNLIKVLGKDLENCPHFFLDFENAQPTEAETAVWNQVSAILEEAHGILAELQSYNGAGQEIREAIQNPGDLQLQEKAWNAVCPLVAKLKRFYEFSLRLENALRSLLEALTSPPYAPMQHLEREQALAKQFAEILHFTLSFDELKMTNPAIQNDFSYYRRTISRNRLNNQQLEAENEVNNEMANRMSLFYAEATPMLKTLSNATTKFVSENKTLPIEDTTDCLSTMACVCRVMLETPEYRCRFTNTDTMLFCMRVMVGVIILYDHVHPVGAFAKTSKIDMKGCIKVLKEQPSNSVEGLLNALRYTTRHLNDDSTSKQIRALLQ comes from the exons ATGGGGAACCTCATTAAGGTCCTTGGCAAGGATTTAGAGAACTGTCCACATTTTTTCCTGGACTTCGAAA ATGCCCAGcccacagaggcagagacagcgGTGTGGAATCAGGTGAGCGCCATCCTGGAAGAGGCACATGGCATACTGGCAGAGCTGCAGTCCTACAATGGGGCCGGGCAGGAGATACGAGAG gccATTCAGAATCCAGGTGActtacagctgcaggagaaggccTGGAATGCTgtctgccccctggtggctaAACTGAAACGCTTCTACGAGTTCTCCCTCCGGCTGG AGAATGCCCTACGCAGCCTGTTGGAGGCACTCACAAGTCCGCCATATGCCCCTATGCAGCACCTGGAGCGGGAGCAGGCACTGGCAAAGCAGTTCGCCGAGATCCTCCACTTCACGCTCAGCTTTGATGAGCTCAAG ATGACTAATCCTGCCATTCAGAATGACTTCAGCTACTACAGGAGGACCATCAGTAGAAACCGACTAAACAATCAACAG CTGGAGGCTGAGAATGAGGTTAACAATGAGATGGCCAATCGGATGTCCCTGTTTTACGCTGAAGCTACACCCATGCTGAAGACCCTGAGCAATGCAACAACCAAGTTTGTGTCTGAG AACAAGACACTGCCTATTGAAGACACCACAGATTGCCTGAGCactatggcatgtgtgtgtcgtgtgatGCTGGAGACTCC tGAGTACCGATGTCGCTTCACCAACACAGACACCATGCTGTTCTGTATGCGGGTCATGGTGGGCGTCATCATTCTTTATGACCACGTCCATCCAGTGGGCGCCTTCGCTAAGACCTCCAAGATTGAC ATGAAGGGCTGCATCAAGGTGCTAAAAGAGCAGCCCTCAAACAGTGTGGAAGGCCTGCTTAATGCACTGCG GTACACAACACGACATCTAAATGATGACAGCACCTCGAAACAAATCCGAGCTCTGCTCCAGTGA
- the fam49al gene encoding protein FAM49A-like isoform X1, with protein sequence MGNLLKVLACAENEHGSIVYLDFEHAQPTEAETAVWNQVSAILEEAHGILAELQSYNGAGQEIREAIQNPGDLQLQEKAWNAVCPLVAKLKRFYEFSLRLENALRSLLEALTSPPYAPMQHLEREQALAKQFAEILHFTLSFDELKMTNPAIQNDFSYYRRTISRNRLNNQQLEAENEVNNEMANRMSLFYAEATPMLKTLSNATTKFVSENKTLPIEDTTDCLSTMACVCRVMLETPEYRCRFTNTDTMLFCMRVMVGVIILYDHVHPVGAFAKTSKIDMKGCIKVLKEQPSNSVEGLLNALRYTTRHLNDDSTSKQIRALLQ encoded by the exons ATGGGCAACCTCCTGAAGGTGCTGGCTTGTGCTGAGAATGAGCATGGTTCCATAGTTTACCTTGACTTTGAAC ATGCCCAGcccacagaggcagagacagcgGTGTGGAATCAGGTGAGCGCCATCCTGGAAGAGGCACATGGCATACTGGCAGAGCTGCAGTCCTACAATGGGGCCGGGCAGGAGATACGAGAG gccATTCAGAATCCAGGTGActtacagctgcaggagaaggccTGGAATGCTgtctgccccctggtggctaAACTGAAACGCTTCTACGAGTTCTCCCTCCGGCTGG AGAATGCCCTACGCAGCCTGTTGGAGGCACTCACAAGTCCGCCATATGCCCCTATGCAGCACCTGGAGCGGGAGCAGGCACTGGCAAAGCAGTTCGCCGAGATCCTCCACTTCACGCTCAGCTTTGATGAGCTCAAG ATGACTAATCCTGCCATTCAGAATGACTTCAGCTACTACAGGAGGACCATCAGTAGAAACCGACTAAACAATCAACAG CTGGAGGCTGAGAATGAGGTTAACAATGAGATGGCCAATCGGATGTCCCTGTTTTACGCTGAAGCTACACCCATGCTGAAGACCCTGAGCAATGCAACAACCAAGTTTGTGTCTGAG AACAAGACACTGCCTATTGAAGACACCACAGATTGCCTGAGCactatggcatgtgtgtgtcgtgtgatGCTGGAGACTCC tGAGTACCGATGTCGCTTCACCAACACAGACACCATGCTGTTCTGTATGCGGGTCATGGTGGGCGTCATCATTCTTTATGACCACGTCCATCCAGTGGGCGCCTTCGCTAAGACCTCCAAGATTGAC ATGAAGGGCTGCATCAAGGTGCTAAAAGAGCAGCCCTCAAACAGTGTGGAAGGCCTGCTTAATGCACTGCG GTACACAACACGACATCTAAATGATGACAGCACCTCGAAACAAATCCGAGCTCTGCTCCAGTGA